The following are from one region of the Patagioenas fasciata isolate bPatFas1 chromosome 14, bPatFas1.hap1, whole genome shotgun sequence genome:
- the CXCL14 gene encoding C-X-C motif chemokine 14 encodes MKLLTAALLLLFIAMCLASAEGVKCKCSRKGPKIRFSNVRKLEIKPRYPFCVEEMIIVTLWTRVRGEQQHCLNPKRQNTVRLLKWYRVWKEKGRVYEE; translated from the exons ATGAAGCTCCTGACAGCAGCTTTGCTTCTGCTGTTCATCGCGATGTGCTTAGCCAGCGCAGAAG GCGTAAAGTGCAAATGTTCAAGAAAAGGTCCTAAGATAAGATTCTCTAACGTACGGAAGCTGGAAATAAAACCGAGGTACCCGTTTTGTGTGGAAGAGATGATTAT CGTGACCCTGTGGACACGGGTGAGaggggagcagcagcactgcctgaACCCCAAACGCCAAAACACTGTGAGGCTGCTGAAGTGGTACAGAGTATGGAAAGAGAAAGGCAG GGTTTATGAAGAATAA
- the NEUROG1 gene encoding neurogenin-1: protein MMPAEAASSGGGADLPGAPRERRRRRGRARARTEALLHTLKRSRRVKANDRERNRMHHLNAALDELRSVLPTFPDDTKLTKIETLRFAYNYIWALSETLRLAEQCLPPPPTFRGAAAPPSPGSDAGSWLSSASPSAPSFCASASGPSSPATSEDCAYAPADDLRTFRGLSAAAPPGAPCR from the exons AT GATGCCCGCGGAGGCGGCCAGCAGCGGCGGCGGTGCGGATCTGCCCGGCGCTCCGCGGGAACGGCGGAGACGGCGCGGCCGTGCGCGGGCGCGTACCGAAGCGCTGCTGCACACGCTGAAACGCAGCCGGCGAGTGAAGGCCAACGATCGGGAGCGGAACCGCATGCACCACCTCAACGCGGCTCTAGACGAGCTCCGCAGCGTCCTGCCCACCTTCCCCGACGACACCAAGCTCACCAAGATCGAGACTCTGCGCTTCGCCTACAACTACATCTGGGCGCTCTCCGAGACCCTCCGCCTGGCCGAGCAGTGCCTCCCGCCGCCCCCCACCTTCCGTGGGGCCGCCGCGCCCCCCAGCCCCGGCAGCGACGCCGGCTCCTGGTTGTCCAGCGCTTCCCCGTCCGCCCCCTCGTTCTGCGCCTCCGCCTCCGGCCCCAGCAGCCCCGCCACCTCAGAGGACTGCGCTTACGCGCCCGCCGACGACCTGCGCACCTTCCGCGGGCTGTCGGCCGCCGCGCCCCCCGGCGCTCCCTGCCGCTAG